TTTCTTATGGCGTCCCCGGCGTTATCTCAGACAAAGGTGACCATTTATGCGGATAATAATTATCCCCCCTATGCCTATGCAGAAGGAGGGGAAGTAAAGGGGATTTATACGGAAATTCTGCGCACGGCATTTTCCCGTATGAAAGACTATCAGGTCACCATAGAGGCCGTTCCCTGGGCACGGGGTCTGAATTATGTCGAAACCGGAACGGGCCTTGCCCTCTATCCTCCCTATTATCATCCGGCGAGCCGCCCCTGGATAAAGCCATATTCTGTTCCGATCCTTGAAGAAAATGTTGTGGCAATGTGCACGGAAAAGGTTCTTTCCCGTCCAAGAACGGCATGGCCTGCGGATTATCATGGGCTTACCTTTGGGATCAATGCCGGGTTCAAGCTTGGTGGAGAGGCCTTCTGGAATGCCGTGGACCAGGGGCATATCCGTGTGGAAGAGGCTCAGGGCAGTCGGGCCAACCTGCTGAAGCTGGGGGCGGAGCGCATTGACTGCTATATCAATGACAGGATTTCCATTCTGTGGGAGGTGGACAGGCTGAGAAGAAGCGGTGAATACAGATGGGCCAGTCCCGTAGAAGGCTATGTCATTTCTTCAGAGCAGGGATATCTGGGATTTACGGACAGGGATGAAGGGCGTTTCCCCTTTAAAAATGATTTTGTGAAGAAGTTTAATACGGAAAT
The sequence above is drawn from the Desulfobotulus pelophilus genome and encodes:
- a CDS encoding substrate-binding periplasmic protein, which translates into the protein MQTMKTIASVFLFFLMASPALSQTKVTIYADNNYPPYAYAEGGEVKGIYTEILRTAFSRMKDYQVTIEAVPWARGLNYVETGTGLALYPPYYHPASRPWIKPYSVPILEENVVAMCTEKVLSRPRTAWPADYHGLTFGINAGFKLGGEAFWNAVDQGHIRVEEAQGSRANLLKLGAERIDCYINDRISILWEVDRLRRSGEYRWASPVEGYVISSEQGYLGFTDRDEGRFPFKNDFVKKFNTEIEKMRASGEIQKIIDRFVSQ